One stretch of Arachis duranensis cultivar V14167 chromosome 1, aradu.V14167.gnm2.J7QH, whole genome shotgun sequence DNA includes these proteins:
- the LOC107481752 gene encoding uncharacterized protein LOC107481752, producing MRNQKERKLMRFMKAPFRLLIKARDMYVQGMTDCSASSHFAYVDAAMGCPTGQLCPLPRSFSVTSSARSSASDDHDLIMAAASLRRQERSGNGNRNEHRDVGRLGARKVHRRCSMTIGRIDEDEACDFSGEDLEVKQHVFPRSTSYAAWRGRAVGIF from the coding sequence ATGAGAAACCAAAAAGAGAGAAAACTCATGAGGTTCATGAAGGCACCCTTCAGGTTGCTAATCAAGGCAAGGGACATGTACGTACAAGGCATGACCGATTGCTCCGCCAGCAGCCACTTCGCCTATGTGGACGCCGCCATGGGGTGCCCTACCGGCCAGCTCTGCCCTCTCCCTAGAAGCTTCAGTGTTACTTCATCGGCCCGGTCGAGCGCCAGTGATGACCACGATCTCATCATGGCTGCTGCTTCCCTTAGGAGACAGGAACGCAGCGGTAATGGCAATAGGAATGAACACCGTGATGTTGGGCGTTTAGGGGCCAGGAAAGTGCATCGCCGTTGTAGCATGACGATTGGACGGATTGATGAGGACGAGGCGTGTGACTTTTCCGGAGAAGATTTGGAGGTCAAGCAGCATGTCTTTCCCCGAAGCACAAGTTACGCTGCTTGGAGAGGAAGGGCCGTAGGGATCTTCTAA